cagcaatgctccagagtAGAATGCTAGTAGAATGCTTTTCCTGGGTGGTAGAggcaattactccaacaaaagcaggattgttTTTCCAGTGTAGATTAAAGAACCTTAACTACTCAAGAAATTCAGTCTATggcttttaaataaatgaaatgtggTTTGAATCCATAGTAAAATCCTAGGGTTCAGTTCCAGCCTGTGTTTCTCTGAAACACACATTTTAGACGCATCTTCAAGACTGCCCTCGTTCCTGAGACTAACGTACGACTGGAattttagtaaataaaatgtttccATGCTGTTCAAACAGGAGATGCTCAAACACAAAGTGCATGACGACACTGCGCCATAGCAACGGTCTCCACGGCAACGTCTCCTCATTGAATTTGTCTGGTCCCTCTCAGACAGCGCGGACTGCAGCGTGAGGCTTATTCACAACGAACTGCAGGTGATGGGATTAATACACTGAAACCTCAGGACGGTGACTGGTGGTACCCTGTCAGAGCAGAACCCggctgagagtgagagagtggctCTAACTTCATGCGGGATTGTTCATTAGCGAGAGAGGAGGACCGCATGCTTAGGATGGGCATGCAGAGCTGGTAAACACAGTCTTGTGTTATttttcccacccgtattcaCACACGTCACGCCTCCTGGGCTACTGTGTGTACTTTAGAGCCACCAGCTTTGCCTGttcaaaagaaggaaaaaactctGATACCCAGTAAAATGTtatgaaatattataatatgtttTGTGTTCTTCTAAAACCGGGAGCATTCTGTGTCCTTTATTTAGGcgttaaaataaaggtgcacgtatttgtcactgtaaagcgaaatgtgtcctccgcatttaacccatctgtggtagagaacacacacactagtgaactaggggcaatgagtacacacacacccagagcggtgggcagccaactccagcgcccggggagcagagagggtaaagggccttgctcaagggcccaacagtggcagcttgccgagcccgggaatcaaacccacaaccctgttatcgatagcccggcgctctaaccgctgagcctccACTGCCCATTCATAATTAAGTTgaccataatttttttttctacatgtGTCGTTGGTTCCTCAGCACAAATGAATTAAAGTTGCCACAAGATATTATATCATTAAATGTTCAGTATTTTAAGTAATTCTTTAAGGTGTATGTAGGCAAAACATGCTCAGATGCAgctttacaagcctatttacaaccctgttatttttgcCTGAAAAAGAAACACGCTGAAAAAACCATTTTTAGcactgatctgattggctggtttacagcactggGAGCTGCATAGCATAGCATTACCTTAATTCCCATTAAATAatggacggggggggggggggggggggtcatctatgtttattttgtgtaaaaCGACAGGAGAAGCGACAGTGAATTTTTATAGCTGTCTTTAATacagaacatatatatatagtaaagaCAGTTTTCtatatagtatttatatatatatatatacaactgcctttacactatatatatatatatatatatatatatatatatatatatacacacactaacattttatatatgtacatacaacTGCCTTAACACTATATATATtggtatatctatatatatagtaaagacagttttatttatatatatatacacacaaactaacattttatatatacatacaactGCCTTTACTATATATTACGTTACTAGCCAATCACAGCGCAGGAAGGCGGGACTTTGTcagaaaacgggtgggaaaaaCACTTCCaccgtctgtctctctctccagactGCCAGTGAGAGACCCTCCGCTGCAGCATGGACCCCGCCGTGCTCATCTTTCTGCTCTATGTGATGATCGCGCACGAGCTGGTGTGCGGTCTCGTACAGTACCGGAGACAAGCGGCACGGCCACGCAAGCGCGCGCTGCCTCTGCCCTTCTGCTCCAGGTAAaagggggtgtgtgtgtctgtgtgggtgggtggggtggaAATCAGATGTGTGCGCGTACAGGCTGTAGTGCTGAAGGTTGGTGTGGCTATGGAGAACTTCCACAGGGATGACCCACAGCTTCAGTGGGACAGTTGGAAAGACAGGGCTGCTCCTATATTTAAAACACCCCATCTGGACCCCAACGTCAAAAGACGCTGATAGACGTCTGATGCCAACGTCAGTTTGACATAGAATAGTGACGACAGCTGACGTTGATGTTTGGTGGTTTTTCAGTTGTgatgttaagtaaccaaaatccaacgtcATTTTGACGTGAAGACATTCAGTTGTAAGGTATTTTGACCCAAACCCAACGTCTACTAAACAGCCACACAAGGTGAAATTCTAACGTGGTTAGACGTTGATATGTTCTTTTAAGTAATGGTTCTAAATAACAAATaatcaacatctgtctaatgttggagcttgatctCAAACCGGTGCTGGTTTTTGACGGATATGCGACTTTGATTTCCATCCAGAATTCAACGTCTGTGCAATGTTGGGTTTTGACACTAACCACTActttcattttcaactaaaatttAACGTCAGGTTTGACATTAAAGCCCAACGTCTTTCTGACGTCAAGCTGATGTCCAGTGCCATGTCAGTATACTACCTAGATAGCCGACGATTCTGAGTTGATATCAAATACGACCCAGTTAAGGCCCTTATTGGTCAGTTACAGCAATGGCAAGAGTATTGTGGGCCAGAACTGGCCCAGCTGGAGCCACATTTTGACCAGTTTAGACCTTGTGAGATGCTAAATTGCGCCCAAACTGGTCCGACTGTATCCAGCCGCGGCTGGGTTCTGGCTCTCAGATTCAGGCAAAGTCATCATGGTCATTCCTCAGTGGTGTGTGGGCCGGTAAAAAGGGTAAGGATGGGACAGAACTGGGCCATGACTTGACATTTACTATTTGGTGACGGTGAGCTGCTTGACGCTCACCACTGTGGTCAGATTAATCAAGGACAGCAACAAGTGCAACACTGTCCCACTTAACCTGTACTCGACCTGCAGCATGATGGTGTATCTGTGGGTATGTGCACATGGTTTTGATTGGCCCATAACTTTCACCCCTCCAGTTCCCGTGTGTGTCATGGCACGTGGAGGGTCAGCAGCAAGTCCTTTAGAGCAGATGGACGAGACTGGAAGAAAAGTGTCCGCATTGTCAGGAAGGCTTGAGAAAGCGAGAAGGGACGCCGTGAATGGAGCTCAGGCCGACTCTGAGCTGTAATACTGAGAGTATGATCATACTATGCTACACCTTACCTCTGTACCTTAACAGATGGACAATGACTGCGACTGGTCGTCTTCATCAACAGGGTGACGTTTACATGTTGTTAATATGATTGCATGCGCATTGTTTATATTTGTAAGTCATATTGTGTGATGTTATGTCCCCTTAGCCCAGTGTGTGTTGTATTTGACCAGACAGCTGCTATTTTTCTCTATGGAAAAGATGTGGAGGTCAAATGGATTTCTATGCTTGATGGCTTTGGGTTAAATACAGTAATGTGCTCTGTTTGAAGAGGAACAGTGACTGTGTTTTATGGAAGTTCACATACCCCCCTATGTTGTTTAGGAAAGCATCCAGTTCCAGGGTATGgaacatttaataaaatggtGTCTTGAGACCATAAGGGAAAAAGTTGTATTGTCGTgcattattaaaacaaaaacacccagAATACCATGAATGATCCACCACTCAAATAATATCCAGTTAGTGATGTTCTTCTGATGCTCCAGAGGTGATAGATATGCAGCAGTAATATATACAATGTAGAccaaaatattgggacacctacacattacacctacaagagcatttatgacatcccattgtAGCTCCATAGGCATTAAAATGGAGTTGGTGCCCcattgcagctctaacagcaggttcaTGGCTAAGGTGCTGTGGTTCCTGAACGCTTTCacttttttaataataccattcatagttgatggtggaatatctagaaggaaagaaatttcaccaactgacttttGCAAACATAGCTTCCTCTTCCAGTACAGAAAAAGTGGGTACTGTTTGGGATGAGGACCATTCTAACCCCATATTTTTTCTGGAATTGAGCATTTCACATCTAAACATCATGACTGCATTGTTTACACCACAATAAAAAGTTATTCAGAAGCCTTACAGGTGTCTCCTTAAAAATAAGGATACCAAAAAGGGTTTCTAGAATCAATGCAACAGATTAACCCTCTTATGAATGGAAATTCAATATTCAAAATtcaagttaaccccttaaaaagcctatggcctgctGGCAGACTGAAAGTGTAATTACAAacgtctattaccagagaatagccccaccgctttgtacagaagtccctgtagttactgagcaatACACCTCGGTGTATAATAAGCCTTtgggtgttaaggggttaatttttATAGCGCTTTTACAAAAGGTGTGAAAAAGCAGcattacagaaatccaggtctGAGCCCCAATTGACAAACCAATGGTGAAGATGGTAAGGGAAATCTCCATCAGATCAACAGGAAGAAACTTTAAGAGGATCCAATACTCACGATCGTAACCAATTAcaagtgtggagaaccttttctAAAGGTCAGGGCAGATAACCAATGCATCTCAACCAATGATGACTTTCAGAGCCCAGCTCTGCACAATGTTGAAAACTCTGAAATCATACAAGTTGCAAccaaatttattattattattattaattatattattattatttataaatttacAAATCTCCAGATTCAACAAAAAAGCCACTTTtcatgacgactgcagtctctaAATTATTCCATTTTGCATTAGACCTGCTGCAATGCATGGGAaacatagccagacaccagcttccaCCAGATTTTTAGCCCATtgctcatgggcagtggcctccagttcactaatataatatatatatatatatttgtgtgctCTAACCTTCCTCAAATTCCagcaaaggttttttttttatggggttcaagtcaggcaactATGACAGCCACTTTCAGGATCTTTCAGGACTTCTTCTTAAActaagccttggtggactttgaggtttgcttggggtcattgtcctgccgGAGAGTCTTATGATGCTCAAGCTTTAGTTTCCCTACTGAAGGCATGACGTTTTCTCCTGAGATTTCAATTGCGACAATACTGATCTTTATTTTGTTCCATCTCATGTATTTGAGACATGTACATAACAACTGGGTCTACTGTTCTACTTCCACACAGTCactgtgtgccactgtggaagaAATCCATGGTGTCATGCCTAAGTGACTACCACCCACTCACTCCTGCATTAGGGAACACTAGGATGGTGATGGCTCACATCCTCTGCACTCTTCCCATGGAGTTAATGAGTGGATCTGTGAATAATACCGTCCCTTTAGCCCTGTCCTCTGACTGCTACTGGATGGTGTAAATGGGCAATTACTCTTCATCATCCCTTCTCATCCTGAGGGCTGACGCTTCCCAGAGCTGCTGCCTCAGCTCGGTGCTGACCTCACTGCATTAGCCTGCAACAGCACTGCAGAGCACAGAATCAAATCTGCTGATGGCACCATAGTAACAGAGACGAACAGCAATGATGAGAAACGAGGGGCCCAATGAGATGAGCTGACGGGGCAGTTTCACATGAATGATCTGGTCCTGAACATCAACAAAGCAACATGCTGAAGACGCCTGGCCCTGATTGAGTCATGCACTGATCAGTTCTCATGAGGCCCAGAGCGCCAGCCCAATTGGAGTCAGCAGCTATAACCAGCTTATGGGGCATAAATAAGCAGACATCTGTGGCCTGCTACAGCATAATTGCGAGAGTCTGACAATGTCCTTCCAGAGTTTGATGATTTCTATGATCGAATACATCTGGTTTAACCCAGCTGTTAGTTACCAACTTCAGtgggtgtgttggagcaggggAACATACCACCAGCCCTTCAGGACTGGAATTCGAGACCCCTGGGGCACCTGTAATTGTGCTACTACTATAAATAGTGCACCTATAGTGGAAGAAGTAGGTGGGACTTATTAGggtccaaaagtggttcttacaGGGCTGAGATGCTTAATCTTATACACTATGCACAAAGGGTTGATGTGGCTCCACTATTTTAACTGTAACCAGCAGGAGCACATCAGACTTCAATTAATCAATTGATCTCAGTGTTCAAACAATCAATAAGATTGGGTACTCCTGTTTGACTCTCTCCAGGTACCTTTACTGTTAATAATGTGGCAAACAGTGGCAAATGTACCAATAATAACTCCTGCAATTATGCTGTAGCAGGCCACAGATGTTTGCTTATTCATGCCCCGTAAGCCCATTGTACCTGCCTACTCCTACTGGTCTGGTGCTCTGGGCCCTGATCAGTGCATGACTCAGTTTAAGGTCCACCTACTTCCACTATAAGTCCACTATTTATAGTGTTTGTACAATTACAGGCTGAAGCCCAGGGTCTCAAATTCCAGTCCCGAAGGCCTGGCTTTTCTGGTGATTTTTGACCCTCCAACACACCCACCAAAGCTGGTTACTAACCGCTGGGTTGAATCTGGTGTATCCGATCTGAGAAATCATCAATCTCTGCCTGACACTGGCCTTCTTGAGTTTGAGACCACTGTTCTAGCCCCCTCTGTTGTCTTACACAATCAGCCTGCCagcctccatccatccatggtCTGGGTCGCGGAATCATTTGGAGCATGGCAGGAATTGTCTGCCAGCCTCCAGCTTATTATTCGCTGGTTCCATGCCAACAAAGAGCTTTCCAAGAACTGCACATTCAAGCCAAGAACCCTTTAGAAACCTTTGTTTTAAAAGGTGCATGGCTGCAGTACCGCTCAGCAAGTTGTTAGGATGAAGGGACGAGGTGTTCTCTGCAGAAGAATGTCACAAAATGTGATCTTAGAATCTCTGCTATGCCTGTATTGTAATgtcatgtaatgtaatgtaattgtaattgtaatgtgtTGTATGCCTTATGGTCCACTATATACTGTAGGTGCACAAGTACAGACTGTAGCTCAGTAGTCCCTTGTTCTGGGAAGCCAATGTACTGAACAGTTTGGTGACTTTCCTGCTTATACAAcctgctgaagtgaatcaattGAGTTTGAGTAGACATCAGCACATCTGCACTCTCAGGGTGTTTTTTcacaaaataaaggttctacagtGTCAttgaaagaaccacttttttaaCTCACACACATCTCCACAACAAATGCACCAGATGGTTTGTCTATGGCATTTTTCAAATAACcttttgtagaacctttattttttgtgttgttcTACACATCTGTCAGCCACTCTTTGTTTTTCATACGTTCTTGTTCTAACAAATGCAGAATCAGCGatggttaaatggttaaatggtaAGGCAGCCATCGCCTAAAGGCTACAGAAGCAGGCTTGGGACCGGACGCTTGCTTGCTCAATCCCCTATACAGACAGGAAGTGGGGGTGGTGTAGTGAAGGAACACTGTATTCCCTTCCTCAATGTTCATGGCTAAGGTGACCCTGAGGAAGGCACTAAAGCCCCAGTTGCCTCATGTGTGCTgaggtgtgtgttctcactacCCTAAtcaatagtgtgtgtatgtgtgttccctgcCCTGactgggttaaatgcagaggttgGTCAAAATATTAACTATAATATCAGCAGAAAGAAGCGATGCCAGTTCAGTTGAACAAGCACTGCTGCCTTCAGCAGGGTAGAATGCTGAACTGTAAAGTGAAGATGGACAGGACTTAATGAATAGTTCGGACCCTCTGCGGCCCCTGTGTGTTTCCATGCCTGCTTCTGCAATGAGGAAGAATTAAAGAGAGCTCTCTCATCATTCTGAGCAAGTGTCAGAACAGTGTGTAATTGTGTGCTGGAAAACTGGGGTGGATAACTGGCCTCAGCAAATTAGGGTAATCTGTATTTCAGCTGACGGCCATGCATCAGTGTGTGCATTTCCCACAAGGATTCATGTGCACTGCAGAACCTAGTGAGAGCTTGTTTTTGACTTTGGTGTTGTGTACATCTCTGTACGAAAGCAGATACAGGATGTTTATTCttagaattattttttttaaccccttaaacccctgTACGCAGGGttacacttcagttcttcagtcttataactacattactgcTACAATTAGTGACAGTTTCATATGCCCTAacacagaaccctgtgggactccacaaaatgtgttaaaaaacaTTTACCCAGTAATTCATAATGATTTCTGCCTGGGGTTTTATGTATTTAAGGGCTCAACACATGTCCTAACTTCATTGTAGTGGTTTAATTTCAAGATATCCTATTTACTCCTCCTTCCATACATCCATTTATAACAACTAAACTGCAGGAACATCACAAAACCAACACATTTTACAGCACATTTACAGCCTATAGCATTTTAGCCTtgcccattcacactgattttgccacaaatacacacatatttgAAACATATCATCAATGAAATgtagaatatttacattttaagggCATTTAATGGCTATGATGAAGAAATTACAGACTATTTGCCTCTTAAAAGGAAATAAGTTATGATCTTTCATGAGTAGACTGCCTATTTAGTTCCTAAAATGTGGTAGATATTCAGATTGGAAGATCTTGCATTGAAAAGTAGTGGTATTAGGGATGCTTTACCATAAGTTGCGCTTTGTGCTGTGCACTTCACTCACTCACGCTGTAATTAACCTGCAGTAGGTGTTCCCTTTGCGTCACAGGGGACATTTAAAAGTAGCATTCAGCATCTCAAACAGGTTGTTACTAATTGATCAGAGCAGGACCAACAATAAGACGGAGAACAACCAAGCCTTTCATAACTTATCATCTCTCGTAAGGTAAGTGTGCTCTTATAATGGTGATCTAATGATCTAATGTACGGTACTGTGTAGAGGTTTTAGGCATGTGATAAGGGAGCTTTTGCTTCTAAAAACTCCAGATTGCATTAGAACACACTGGAATATAGATAAATACAGTCAAAAGGAACAAGAGTTTCTAATTTTGAAGGAAGTAGTTGAGCTCCTTTGAGCAAgtttgaagaaaaaagaaaggttccaggtttctcctggacttctccagccagcacagcgtggatgtgttcaattttatcagcagctcacctgatttaccatcattaagcactgatttatcaaaccaggtgttggatgatcactataaataatactagactcccatgaggagaagtttgaagaacacagtgatgtaaaattaATACGTTTTATATTAATGTTGTTTGTATATCAGAATATTTTACTACATTTTCAAAGAACTATTTTTTAACAATTTGATGATTTGCAATGATTTGAAGACTTTTATTGAAGTCTTTTATTATTTGAAATGTGCTGTTTTATTTTCTACTAAGTACAGAAGCAGAACATGAAAGAACATAGCATAGCAATGACTTGAACCCTCCAGGGTGCAGTGCAGTACTTAGCAATTACCTGTGCAACTGCCAAAATACAGAGCCTGCAGCCCTGTTGTAGATACAGATGTTTCAAGAATTTACAGAAATTCTATCGTAATATAAAACCTGTTgtctttaatggctgttttttCACAGAACGGATACTAGGGTCCACCGCAGTCCTCTCAGCCTCTATCATGTCATCCTCCATGTCGGCCAGCTCTCAGCTGAATAAGACTGTGCGCTCCCACTACCTCAGCCTTCCTCAGGGAGGGCTTTGTCAGGTCACCTATGTCTGGATTGATGGTTCTGGGGAGGGTCTGCGCAGTAAGACTCGAACCATGGAGTCTGAACCCAGTGGTATAGAGGGTATTTGTTTTTCAGTACttttaaaatctagaagaaaatCCATATGTTTGCAATGATTCACGTATGGacatgatagatagatagatagatagatagatagatagatagatagacagacagacagacagacagatagacagatagacaaacttatagatagatagatagatagatagatagacagacaaacttgtagatagatagatagatagatagatagatagacagacagacagacagacagacagttagacagatagacaaacttgtagatagatagatagatagatagatagatagatagatagatgttaatgttaattaCATGTTAATATGCTTTCTTTGTAATAGTTGATGTATTTTGTGGTAGATATTCCAGAGTGGATCTTCGACGGTTCTAGCACGAGCCAGGCCAGGGATACAAACAGTGACATGTTCCTGATTCCAGTGCACATGTTCAGGGACCCTTTCATTCTAGACCCCAACAAACTGGTGCTGTGTGAAGTGCTCAAGTATGACCGTCAACCTGCTGGTATGAATGATTGTATAGACACCCTGTGGTAATTAAAGATCATCAGCTAGTTCAACATTATCTTCATTCATAGACCCTTAGAATCATTCTAGTTTTCCCCCTATATGGCCTAAGAGAGTACAGAAAACTGTGATCCATTGGAGCCAATgtgccatttttttatttaggaataatgtgaatctggcagctgtttttttacattttgccaatacaatataaatgctccagaTGAAATTCAACAGCAACAATGTTCATGTCAACTTTAACGAATCTTTAATTCATAactgttactgaataatacatagtagtTCATGAAAAAGTTATTGGTTATTGTGTATGCTGATTTTTACTGATCTTTAGACACTAATCATCGGCACGCCTGTAAAAAGATCATGGAGAAGGTGAAGGATTTCCACCCATGGTTTGGAATAGAGCAGGAGTACACTCTGCTGGGAGCAGACGGACATCCTTATGCTTGGCCATCAAAGGGCTTCCCTAAACCACAGGGTGAGAGAAAGAGCCCCTACAAAAGTAGTGTTTGTTTAAGCGTACATAGAATTTAAtgctttaaaaatcattttgtatttttagGAAAGTATAATGCCACAGTTGCCATACAGATATAaatccactatatgtccaaatatttttgggcTAGAGGAAACTAAACCTTGGCACTAATGTGCTGGTCATAAGTATTGTTTTTtccatttctgtctgtcttagCTATATTttttctctgtccctctctggtCAGGTCCATATTACTGTGGCGTGGGGGCAGACCGAGCCTTTGGCCGAGACATTGTGGAGTGTCACTATAAAGCCTGCATGTACGCAGGAATCAAAATCAGTGGCTCCAATGCAGAGGTCATGCCCGCTCAGGTAATCTTCTACTGATCTCTCATTGGTCTATACATGACTGACAAACAGAGACAAGcagcaaataaaagaaaaaaagaacataaTGTGGATTAGTAAGACGTTAGACCACCATGACCCACCAGAACAGCTTCAGCATCCCTGGAACTGTACTGGAGGGGATGAACCCCAATCTTCTAATATTTATGGCCTTAGTTATGACCTAATAAATGACCATAATTGAGTCATAATTGACCCGCTGTGCACTGTGGACGGATGCTTTGTCATCGTAGAAGAGGCCACTTTCATTTGGGAATAGATACACTGgatgtccacatat
This sequence is a window from Salminus brasiliensis chromosome 18, fSalBra1.hap2, whole genome shotgun sequence. Protein-coding genes within it:
- the LOC140538998 gene encoding glutamine synthetase-like, translating into MSSSMSASSQLNKTVRSHYLSLPQGGLCQVTYVWIDGSGEGLRSKTRTMESEPSGIEDIPEWIFDGSSTSQARDTNSDMFLIPVHMFRDPFILDPNKLVLCEVLKYDRQPADTNHRHACKKIMEKVKDFHPWFGIEQEYTLLGADGHPYAWPSKGFPKPQGPYYCGVGADRAFGRDIVECHYKACMYAGIKISGSNAEVMPAQWEFQVGPCEGIETGDHLWMARFLLHRVCEDFGVIATLDPKPMAGNWNGAGCHTNFSTDATRAEGGLEHIEKTIEKLRPSHAEHIRLSDPHGGQDNQRRLTGLHETSSIHEFSAAVANRAVSVRIPRQVAQDKRGYLEDRRPAANCDPYAVTTAIARTCLLEEEEEGDILSDLEINELE